Proteins encoded by one window of Phycisphaeraceae bacterium:
- a CDS encoding PstS family phosphate ABC transporter substrate-binding protein: MKKAFLGLTALIGVGVMVASGPVKIDPKLQPYVTDQKVAGDLRTAGSDTMGNLMSLYAQAFNKVHPGVRIQVESKGSSTGPAALLESQGQFAAMSRPMSSKEIDQFVKKFGHAPTELRVGIDCLAVYVNKDCPLEEISIPQLRRVFSVDGPDMRWSDLGVTHPQWADRPISLHSRNAASGTYGFFKTVALGGADFKSTVKEAPGSAGVVGAVATDPLAMGYSGIGYSTPDVKALRVSFEDGEPGAEPTQEAANYGDYPIARNLYVYVNYDRQAGLDTLRAEFIRLMFSREGQEAVVKDGYFPVSAKIAAEDLAKVGLMLLPAKKKDVVDADGDS, translated from the coding sequence ATGAAGAAGGCCTTTTTGGGACTGACTGCTTTGATCGGTGTCGGCGTGATGGTTGCATCAGGGCCGGTGAAAATTGACCCGAAGTTGCAGCCGTACGTGACGGATCAGAAGGTGGCTGGGGACCTGCGAACAGCGGGATCGGACACGATGGGCAACCTGATGAGCCTGTACGCTCAGGCCTTCAACAAGGTGCATCCGGGTGTTCGGATTCAGGTCGAGTCGAAGGGTTCTTCGACCGGACCCGCAGCATTGCTCGAGAGCCAGGGGCAGTTTGCCGCGATGAGCCGTCCGATGAGCAGTAAGGAAATCGACCAGTTTGTCAAGAAGTTTGGGCATGCTCCGACCGAACTGCGCGTGGGGATCGATTGCCTTGCGGTGTATGTGAACAAGGACTGCCCGCTCGAAGAGATCTCGATTCCTCAGTTGCGGCGAGTTTTTTCGGTGGATGGCCCGGACATGAGGTGGAGTGACCTTGGCGTGACGCATCCGCAGTGGGCGGATCGCCCGATCAGTCTGCACAGCCGCAACGCAGCGTCGGGGACGTATGGATTCTTCAAGACGGTCGCACTGGGTGGGGCGGACTTCAAGAGCACCGTCAAGGAAGCCCCCGGTTCGGCTGGGGTGGTGGGCGCGGTGGCGACGGACCCCCTTGCTATGGGGTATTCAGGCATTGGTTATTCAACCCCGGACGTCAAGGCGTTGCGGGTGTCATTCGAGGACGGAGAGCCGGGTGCAGAGCCGACACAGGAGGCGGCAAATTACGGGGATTATCCGATCGCTCGCAATCTGTATGTGTATGTGAACTATGACCGGCAGGCGGGTCTCGATACGCTCCGGGCCGAGTTCATTCGGCTCATGTTCTCGCGTGAAGGGCAAGAGGCGGTAGTGAAGGACGGATACTTCCCCGTATCGGCTAAGATTGCGGCTGAGGATCTTGCCAAAGTCGGCTTGATGCTTCTCCCTGCGAAGAAGAAGGACGTCGTCGACGCAGACGGTGACTCCTGA
- a CDS encoding ABC transporter permease subunit — MSIDDARRTPAVRLTGRRVRLGDQCARSVITFGGIVVLAAMFGILVFLTLSAAPLFVGAKVVAIGPSASLTLGGEPAFLRLINGADRALIITTEAELVEARLTDGHVARRIGLIDEGSATSIAFEPGRWRATIGTDDGRVHTVVVDEQWFSLPETAAALLPSMQSGDIVLLDDEAVRQRISSAARVNRTLSPFSSVEMLPSGARTLWEPTVERGAVFTIRHGDGAIVCIDSGGVGEQSRYIALVREDGSALFGTIRSTVRLDGGGRVERLVEHPIDLGEIDSLPRWFFVFSDGTGVLALWENGKFLRFDARDLRSGVRRVEKGRVVPENETVTAASMALGGLTLIVGGSSGQASAWLVSERPDSTSADGRMLTQRWRDSVGDGAVRAISPGDRDRSVVFVGASGSVLIKHVTSLKRLAEFTIEGPAPRIASTTPSTNRVLWLKDDGSFESRELDPGYPSVSVASLFGKVHYEGYSDAQWVYQSTGDVQSEPKYSLIPLIFGTLKATVFAMFFAIPLGVLSAIYASEFMNRKVHRVVKPGIELMASLPSVVIGFVAAMVVAPFVRMWLPSIMVGMFVIPTIAILGGMIWQTLPPRWSRRFGSRTKLSIVLVILAVGLAASSLVGPAVQDWLFSPSRAERLVAAGSFETIPEGDARWSERRVASLTVGERAQLREQGVFFVDGRAVKPVESDISLPVVEGSIEKWLDGNFGGAWPGWFVVMMIPACIAVMGLHTVLVAKRWTGVLERKSRAVAASLEVARFVSSVGAIVACAGVFAWGLSAAGFDPRESIFGQFTPRNTLIVGLVMGFAIIPIIFTISEDALASVPKSLRSASLGSGATPWQTAIRVVLPVAGSGIFSACMIGLGRAVGETMIVLMATGNTPEMSWNMFSGFRTLAANIAVELPEAPKGGTHYRVLFVCGLILFLMTLVINTTAEFVRQHFRKKSAAL, encoded by the coding sequence TTGTCGATTGATGACGCACGCCGGACACCTGCGGTAAGGCTCACCGGAAGGCGCGTGCGTCTGGGGGATCAGTGCGCCCGAAGCGTAATCACGTTCGGCGGCATCGTCGTGCTGGCGGCGATGTTCGGGATCCTGGTGTTCCTGACTCTGTCGGCCGCGCCGCTATTCGTGGGGGCGAAGGTCGTGGCGATAGGTCCGAGCGCAAGTTTGACACTGGGCGGAGAGCCAGCGTTCCTGAGGCTGATCAATGGAGCAGATCGCGCGCTCATCATTACGACTGAGGCTGAACTTGTCGAAGCGCGTCTGACAGATGGGCATGTCGCCCGGCGTATCGGGCTGATCGACGAAGGTTCTGCGACTTCGATTGCGTTTGAGCCGGGGCGCTGGCGGGCGACAATCGGGACTGATGACGGGCGTGTACACACCGTGGTGGTTGATGAGCAATGGTTTTCGCTGCCCGAGACGGCAGCAGCCCTGCTTCCATCTATGCAATCTGGAGACATTGTTCTCCTTGATGACGAAGCTGTTCGCCAGCGAATTTCGTCGGCTGCCCGTGTGAATCGAACGCTTTCTCCTTTCAGTTCAGTGGAGATGCTGCCGAGCGGCGCACGCACGCTTTGGGAGCCGACCGTAGAACGCGGGGCGGTGTTCACGATTCGCCACGGAGACGGTGCCATCGTGTGTATCGACAGCGGAGGCGTCGGCGAGCAAAGTCGATATATAGCGCTGGTCAGGGAGGATGGTTCTGCGCTCTTCGGCACAATTCGCTCGACTGTTCGGCTTGATGGTGGCGGGCGTGTGGAGCGACTTGTCGAGCATCCCATCGACCTGGGAGAGATCGATTCGCTGCCGCGCTGGTTCTTTGTATTCTCCGACGGCACGGGGGTGCTTGCGCTGTGGGAGAATGGAAAGTTCCTGCGGTTTGACGCGCGCGACTTGCGGTCGGGAGTGCGCCGAGTCGAGAAGGGACGGGTTGTTCCTGAGAACGAAACCGTGACTGCTGCTTCGATGGCACTCGGAGGATTGACGCTCATCGTGGGCGGATCGAGCGGGCAAGCGTCGGCGTGGCTGGTTTCGGAGAGGCCGGACTCGACTTCCGCAGACGGACGCATGCTTACGCAGCGATGGCGAGATTCGGTCGGAGACGGTGCGGTGCGGGCGATCTCGCCCGGTGATCGCGATCGATCAGTCGTGTTTGTCGGCGCGAGCGGGAGCGTGCTGATCAAGCATGTGACGAGTTTGAAACGGTTGGCGGAATTCACGATTGAGGGGCCTGCGCCGCGGATCGCGTCGACAACGCCTTCAACCAATCGCGTGCTGTGGCTCAAGGATGACGGGTCATTCGAATCGCGTGAGCTCGACCCCGGGTATCCGAGTGTGAGTGTGGCGTCGCTGTTCGGAAAAGTGCATTATGAAGGGTACAGCGATGCACAGTGGGTATATCAGTCGACTGGTGATGTGCAATCGGAGCCGAAGTACAGTCTGATTCCATTGATCTTCGGCACGCTCAAGGCGACGGTGTTTGCAATGTTTTTTGCGATTCCGCTGGGGGTGCTGTCAGCGATTTATGCCAGCGAGTTCATGAACCGCAAGGTGCATCGTGTAGTCAAGCCGGGAATTGAACTGATGGCGTCACTGCCTTCGGTTGTGATCGGATTTGTGGCGGCGATGGTGGTTGCGCCGTTCGTTCGCATGTGGCTGCCTTCGATTATGGTTGGCATGTTTGTGATTCCGACGATTGCGATCCTGGGAGGCATGATCTGGCAGACACTTCCGCCGCGTTGGAGCAGGCGGTTCGGATCGCGTACCAAGTTATCAATTGTGCTTGTCATTCTCGCGGTGGGGCTGGCGGCTTCGAGTCTGGTGGGGCCTGCGGTGCAGGACTGGTTGTTTTCGCCTTCGCGGGCTGAACGTTTGGTTGCAGCCGGTTCTTTTGAGACCATTCCTGAGGGTGATGCCCGCTGGTCAGAGCGGCGTGTGGCCTCGCTCACGGTGGGTGAGCGTGCGCAATTGAGGGAGCAGGGCGTGTTCTTTGTCGATGGGCGTGCTGTGAAGCCTGTGGAGTCTGACATCTCACTTCCGGTCGTGGAAGGGAGCATTGAGAAGTGGCTTGATGGCAATTTCGGGGGGGCTTGGCCGGGGTGGTTTGTGGTCATGATGATCCCGGCATGCATTGCGGTGATGGGCCTTCACACGGTGCTTGTGGCCAAGCGGTGGACGGGCGTGCTCGAGCGCAAGAGCAGGGCGGTTGCAGCGAGTCTGGAAGTAGCCAGGTTCGTGAGCAGCGTTGGAGCGATTGTCGCATGTGCGGGAGTGTTTGCGTGGGGATTGTCTGCAGCGGGGTTTGACCCACGAGAATCGATTTTCGGGCAGTTCACGCCTCGCAATACCCTGATCGTCGGCCTGGTCATGGGGTTCGCGATCATTCCGATCATCTTTACGATCAGCGAGGACGCGCTGGCGAGTGTGCCCAAGTCATTGAGATCTGCTTCACTTGGGTCAGGCGCGACGCCATGGCAGACGGCCATCCGAGTGGTGCTGCCGGTGGCGGGCTCTGGTATTTTTTCTGCATGCATGATCGGGCTTGGGAGAGCGGTTGGTGAGACGATGATCGTGCTGATGGCAACGGGAAATACGCCTGAAATGAGCTGGAACATGTTTTCCGGATTTCGCACCCTTGCAGCCAACATCGCTGTGGAACTGCCCGAGGCGCCTAAGGGCGGAACACACTATCGGGTGCTCTTTGTCTGCGGATTGATCCTGTTTCTGATGACGCTGGTCATCAATACGACGGCGGAGTTTGTTCGGCAGCACTTCCGCAAGAAGAGCGCAGCACTATGA